One stretch of Zingiber officinale cultivar Zhangliang chromosome 6B, Zo_v1.1, whole genome shotgun sequence DNA includes these proteins:
- the LOC121988999 gene encoding uncharacterized protein LOC121988999: MEDEEANLLENKEDDVEQSLFVALKEDSIRKPNTWYLNNGASNHMTGDKSKFVELDTNKKGFASFGDNTKVKIEGKEVEPLSFEEAKEDEKWRGAMDEEMLAIVKNDTWELVSISKDHETIGIK; this comes from the exons ATGGAAGATGAAGAGGCAAATCTACTGGAGAACAAGGAAGATGATGTAGAGCAATCCTTGTTTGTTGCACTCAAGGAGGATTCTATTCGAAAACCAAACACATGGTACCTTAATAATGGTGCTAGCAATCATATGACGGGTGATAAAAGTAAATTTGTGGAGCTTGATACAAACAAGAAAGGTTTTGCAAGTTTTGGAGACAACACAAAGGTGAAGATTGAAGGCAAAG AGGTTGAACCTTTGAGCTTTGAAGAAGCAAAAGAGGATGAGAAATGGAGAGGAGCCATGGATGAAGAAATGCTAGCCATTGTGAAGAATGATACTTGGGAGTTAGTATCTATTTCAAAAGACCATGAGACTATTGGTATCAAATGA
- the LOC121988997 gene encoding histone-lysine N-methyltransferase ASHR2-like: MTSASVELLVKLAEIPGRGRALLSTRHIKPGEVLLSDSPLLLYPASASSSFCSRCFRSLPSSSSTSSSAPVRCRSHCSSSPAAASFCSARCLAFHSPFLCLALSHFPISLPPELLSPALFLLAAYDLSITAPSDFHRLISLHGTTTSDVDAPTLHSLLTSILPSPPSGFSLELTAALLAKDKANAFGLMEPFDGGDRRVRAYGIYPNASFFNHDCLPNACRFDYVDQARENNTDIVVRAIHDIPEGREVCLSYFPVTWRYLERQTRLMEDYGFRCECDRCVVEKDWSDDDDEDGEEKEDEDEEGMEEEDEDEAMENMDTTGEDGEDGNFPHAYFFVRYVCDRENCGGTLAPLPPTADGTPSNLMECNVCGMLKTEDNNQQDRQKCSNGSMLH, from the coding sequence ATGACTTCCGCCTCCGTCGAACTGCTAGTGAAGCTAGCCGAGATCCCCGGCCGCGGCAGAGCTCTCCTTTCCACCCGCCACATAAAGCCCGGCGAGGTACTCCTCTCCGActcccctctcctcctctaccCCGCCTCCGCCTCTTCCTCCTTCTGTTCTCGCTGTTTCCGATCCCTCCCATCCTCCtcttccacctcctcctccgctccGGTCCGTTGCCGCTCCCACTGCTCCTCCTCCCCTGCCGCCGCCTCCTTCTGCTCCGCTCGATGCCTCGCCTTCCACTCTCCCTTCCTCTGCCTCGCGCTCTCTCACTTTCCCATTTCTCTCCCGCCCGAACTTCTCTCCCCAGCTCTCTTTCTCCTTGCCGCCTATGACCTTTCCATCACCGCCCCCTCTGATTTCCATCGCTTGATCTCCCTCCATGGCACAACCACCTCCGACGTCGATGCTCCCACCCTTCACTCACTGCTCACCTCTATACTTCCTTCGCCTCCTTCTGGATTCTCCCTTGAGCTCACTGCCGCACTCCTTGCCAAGGACAAAGCCAATGCCTTTGGGTTGATGGAGCCGTTTGACGGTGGGGATAGACGGGTCAGGGCCTACGGGATCTATCCCAATGCCTCTTTTTTCAATCATGATTGCCTGCCAAATGCTTGCAGATTTGATTATGTCGACCAAGCCAGAGAGAACAACACTGACATTGTCGTGAGAGCGATCCATGATATTCCAGAGGGCAGAGAAGTGTGTTTGAGCTATTTCCCAGTTACTTGGAGGTATTTGGAGAGGCAAACAAGGCTTATGGAGGATTATGGATTTAGATGTGAGTGTGATAGATGTGTGGTGGAGAAGGATTGGTCAGATGATGACGACGAGGATGGCGAAGAAAAGGAAGATGAGGATGAGGAAGgtatggaagaagaagatgaagatgaagcaaTGGAGAATATGGACACAACTGGTGAAGATGGAGAGGATGGTAACTTCCCTCATGCCTATTTCTTTGTGAGGTATGTCTGTGACAGGGAGAATTGTGGAGGAACATTAGCACCATTGCCACCAACAGCTGATGGTACGCCTTCAAATCTCATGGAGTGCAATGTCTGTGGTATGTTAAAAACTGAGGATAATAACCAGCAGGATAGACAAAAGTGCAGCAATGGCTCGATGCTACACTAA
- the LOC121991402 gene encoding transcription factor MUTE-like: MSHIAVERNRRRQMNEHLKVLRSLTPSFYIKRGDQASIIGGAIDFIKELQQLVQSLEAKKKRKSLSPSPSPRPQQLRHGHQLTPSPRTASSSSPSDGGGGGSLGVVKELGACCNSAVADVEAKLSGPNVLLRTLSRRIPGQVVRIISVLESQAFEILHLNISSMEDTVLYSFIVKIGLQCQLSVEELAYEVQRSFCEEIM, translated from the exons ATGTCGCATATCGCTGTGGAGAGGAACAGGAGAAGGCAGATGAACGAGCACCTCAAGGTCCTGCGTTCTCTCACCCCATCCTTCTACATCAAAAGG GGAGACCAAGCTTCGATCATAGGAGGAGCCATAGATTTCATCAAGGAGCTGCAGCAGCTGGTGCAGTCGCTGGAGGCCAAGAAGAAGCGCAAGAGCCTGAGCCCCAGCCCCAGCCCGCGGCCGCAGCAGCTGCGGCACGGCCACCAACTCACGCCGTCGCCGCGCACCGCGTCGAGCAGCAGCCCCTcggacggcggcggcggcggcagcctCGGTGTCGTCAAGGAGCTGGGCGCCTGCTGCAACTCGGCGGTGGCGGACGTCGAGGCTAAGCTGTCGGGCCCCAACGTGCTGCTGCGGACGCTGTCGAGGAGGATCCCGGGCCAGGTGGTCAGGATCATAAGCGTGCTGGAGAGCCAGGCCTTCGAGATACTCCATCTCAACATCAGCAGCATGGAAGACACTGTCCTCTACTCCTTCATCGTCAAG ATTGGACTTCAATGCCAACTAAGTGTTGAAGAATTGGCTTATGAGGTCCAAAGGAGCTTTTGTGAAGAAATTATGTAG